The genome window ATCGCCCGCTTTCAGGCCACTCAGTTCCAGTGCCCGGTCGAGCTTGCGCACCTGAGCGTCCTCAAGGCTGTCCCGGTGCCCGTAATGATAGGCGGAGGAGTAGGTCATGGTCGGGTCGAGCCAGCGGCTGTAGAAGTCATTGCCGAGATCATAGTGATAGGCGATGTTGCGGCGGCTGCCTCGGAGGCTGTTGGAGCGGCGCAGGTGCTTGAGGCGTGCAAACCAGTGCGCGAGGCCACCCTTGGCGCGAACCGCATCGAAAATGGCCGGGTTCTGAAGGCACAGATCGAACAGGGCTGTAAGGTCGTCACAGGACCAGTCGCCATCCATGTAGCTTTCCGCAACACCCAGCGTGCCACGGGACAGAATGCGCCACAGGGTTCGGTGGCGATAGACGGTCATTCTGGCCTTCGGGCCGCTCTCATCGTCCCTGCCATAGACGAGATGCCCTCCGGATGGCACCGTCACCTCGATGCACCCAACTTCCAGCCCGGAGAAAAAAGGGCTCAGGAGCTTGTGCCAGAGGTGGCATTGCCAGGTTGGCAGATCGACACGTTCCATCAGATGCGCATGGCGATGGAGGTGTTCCGAGCTGTCATTTTGAAGTGTCATGTCGGCGTTCCTTTTCCATCAACCGGTCGCGACAAGGTCGAGACCGCACGGGAAGGCAGGGGCGGACGCCGGTGATATGGGGCACCCTTGAGCCACAGACGGAGGGCTTCAAGGTGAATGGCGCCTAGGATCTTCCATCCCGTCTGCCAGAGCTTCCCGGACATCCAGAGTAAGTTAGTGGTTGAAAGTGTCAAGCGCCGGGCCATAAAGGACGCCGTCAGCGATGAGGGCTGATTGCCGGACATGGTGATGGTGTAAGAAACATTTTCCTCGGGGAGCCGAATGGAGAAATCGTATCGTCCCTTCATATCGAGGAATGGCGAAACATAGAAATTCTTTTCTCCTCCGTGACGAAGGCGCGCGCCTTGGTGTGATGCTGTGTCGCTCTTCTCCAAACGGTAGAGATAGTGGTGTCTCTGTCCGAACGTGTTGTTGACCTGATAGAGGATCGCCACAAGGCGGTCGCTTTCGTCGCAGCAGAAGAGGATCGACAGCGGGTTGAAGGCGTGGCCGAGTATTCTCGGGAAGCAGAGGATCGAGATGCGAGTCGGCAATGTCTCGCCTTCGTCGAATAGTCCCGATTGAGCAAGGCGATCCGCGACATAATCTTCAAGCCGGTCAAATCCGTCTTCCATGTGGTCGGCCTCGTGGAAGCTCATCAGATTGAAGCGGTTGATGGAGAACAAGCGGCTCGTATGGTCTGCTTGCTCTTTCTTGTGGAGCGGCAGCAGCAGGGCGCCGACCCGGTAGCTCAAGCGATGGACGACCTCGCCTTGCCGGGCGTGGATGACCCGACCCTCATAGAGGCACGGATCGGGTGCGAAGGTCGTTGATGGTGTTTCTGTCATTCTGCGGCCACGCTTCCTGCCTCGGCGATCATGCGTTCACTCAAAGGTGGCTGGTTGGGGGAGAGCATGATCCGCCCCGATGGCTCCTTCACGCTCCAGGGACGTTTGACGCCACCGAGCTGTTCGGCGACGGCGAGACCGGCCTGAATGCCGTCCTCGTGGAACCCATAGCCAAAATAGGCACCGCAGAACCATGTGCGTCGGTGGCCCTGAAGGCTCCACAAATGCCGTTGGGCGTCCATCGCCTCCATCGAGA of uncultured Cohaesibacter sp. contains these proteins:
- a CDS encoding DUF1365 domain-containing protein, coding for MTETPSTTFAPDPCLYEGRVIHARQGEVVHRLSYRVGALLLPLHKKEQADHTSRLFSINRFNLMSFHEADHMEDGFDRLEDYVADRLAQSGLFDEGETLPTRISILCFPRILGHAFNPLSILFCCDESDRLVAILYQVNNTFGQRHHYLYRLEKSDTASHQGARLRHGGEKNFYVSPFLDMKGRYDFSIRLPEENVSYTITMSGNQPSSLTASFMARRLTLSTTNLLWMSGKLWQTGWKILGAIHLEALRLWLKGAPYHRRPPLPSRAVSTLSRPVDGKGTPT